The Callospermophilus lateralis isolate mCalLat2 chromosome 15, mCalLat2.hap1, whole genome shotgun sequence genome window below encodes:
- the Rgr gene encoding RPE-retinal G protein-coupled receptor isoform X3, producing MAETAALPAGFGELEVLAVGTVLLVEALSGLSLNGLTIFSFCKTPELRTPNHLLLLSLAVADSGISLNALIAAISSLLRRWPYGSDGCQAHGFQGFVTALSSICGSAAIAWGRYHHYCTRSQLAWNTAIPLVLFVWLSSTFWAALPLLGWGHYDYEPLGTCCTLDYSRGDRNFISFLFTMAFFNFFVPLFITLTSYRLMEQKLARSGHLQVPALIAKMMPTINAINYALRGEMFSGGIWQCLSPQRSKQDRAQ from the exons ATGGCAGAGACTGCAGCCCTGCCCGCAGGCTTCGGGGAACTGGAGGTGCTGGCTGTGGGGACGGTGCTGCTGGTGGAAG CTCTCTCTGGTCTCAGCCTCAATGGCCTGACCATCTTCTCTTTCTGCAAGACCCCGGAGCTGCGGACTCCCAACCACCTGCTGCTGCTGAGTTTGGCCGTGGCGGACAGTGGAATCAGCCTGAACGCCCTCATTGCAGCCATATCCAGCCTCCTCCG GCGCTGGCCCTATGGCTCCGATGGCTGCCAGGCTCACGGCTTCCAGGGCTTTGTGACAGCGTTGTCCAGCATCTGCGGCAGCGCAGCCATCGCCTGGGGGCGCTACCACCACTACTGCACCC GCAGCCAGCTGGCGTGGAACACGGCCATTCCCCTGGTGCTCTTTGTGTGGCTGTCTTCTACCTTCTGGGCAGCACTCCCCCTCCTGGGCTGGGGCCACTATGACTATGAGCCCCTGGGAACATGCTGCACCCTGGACTACTCCAGAGgggacag AAACTTCATCAGTTTCCTCTTCACCATggcctttttcaattttttcgtgCCTCTCTTCATCACCCTCACATCTTACCGGCTCATGGAGCAGAAATTGGCAAGGAGTGGCCATCTCCAG GTGCCTGCCCTCATTGCCAAAATGATGCCCACGATCAATGCCATCAACTATGCCCTGCGTGGCGAGATGTTCTCTGGGGGAATATGGCAGTGCCTGTCACCACAGAGGAGCAAGCAAGACAGAGCCCAGTGA
- the Rgr gene encoding RPE-retinal G protein-coupled receptor isoform X2, whose protein sequence is MAETAALPAGFGELEVLAVGTVLLVEALSGLSLNGLTIFSFCKTPELRTPNHLLLLSLAVADSGISLNALIAAISSLLRRWPYGSDGCQAHGFQGFVTALSSICGSAAIAWGRYHHYCTRSQLAWNTAIPLVLFVWLSSTFWAALPLLGWGHYDYEPLGTCCTLDYSRGDRNFISFLFTMAFFNFFVPLFITLTSYRLMEQKLARSGHLQVNTTLPVRLLLLGWGPYALLYIFATIMDVSSLSPKLRMVPALIAKMMPTINAINYALRGEMFSGGIWQCLSPQRSKQDRAQ, encoded by the exons ATGGCAGAGACTGCAGCCCTGCCCGCAGGCTTCGGGGAACTGGAGGTGCTGGCTGTGGGGACGGTGCTGCTGGTGGAAG CTCTCTCTGGTCTCAGCCTCAATGGCCTGACCATCTTCTCTTTCTGCAAGACCCCGGAGCTGCGGACTCCCAACCACCTGCTGCTGCTGAGTTTGGCCGTGGCGGACAGTGGAATCAGCCTGAACGCCCTCATTGCAGCCATATCCAGCCTCCTCCG GCGCTGGCCCTATGGCTCCGATGGCTGCCAGGCTCACGGCTTCCAGGGCTTTGTGACAGCGTTGTCCAGCATCTGCGGCAGCGCAGCCATCGCCTGGGGGCGCTACCACCACTACTGCACCC GCAGCCAGCTGGCGTGGAACACGGCCATTCCCCTGGTGCTCTTTGTGTGGCTGTCTTCTACCTTCTGGGCAGCACTCCCCCTCCTGGGCTGGGGCCACTATGACTATGAGCCCCTGGGAACATGCTGCACCCTGGACTACTCCAGAGgggacag AAACTTCATCAGTTTCCTCTTCACCATggcctttttcaattttttcgtgCCTCTCTTCATCACCCTCACATCTTACCGGCTCATGGAGCAGAAATTGGCAAGGAGTGGCCATCTCCAG GTGAACACCACTCTGCCAGTCAGGCTGCTGCTGCTCGGCTGGGGCCCCTATGCCCTCCTGTATATATTTGCAACCATCATGGATGTGAGCTCCCTCTCCCCCAAACTTCGAATG GTGCCTGCCCTCATTGCCAAAATGATGCCCACGATCAATGCCATCAACTATGCCCTGCGTGGCGAGATGTTCTCTGGGGGAATATGGCAGTGCCTGTCACCACAGAGGAGCAAGCAAGACAGAGCCCAGTGA
- the Rgr gene encoding RPE-retinal G protein-coupled receptor isoform X1 produces the protein MAETAALPAGFGELEVLAVGTVLLVEALSGLSLNGLTIFSFCKTPELRTPNHLLLLSLAVADSGISLNALIAAISSLLRVSHRRWPYGSDGCQAHGFQGFVTALSSICGSAAIAWGRYHHYCTRSQLAWNTAIPLVLFVWLSSTFWAALPLLGWGHYDYEPLGTCCTLDYSRGDRNFISFLFTMAFFNFFVPLFITLTSYRLMEQKLARSGHLQVNTTLPVRLLLLGWGPYALLYIFATIMDVSSLSPKLRMVPALIAKMMPTINAINYALRGEMFSGGIWQCLSPQRSKQDRAQ, from the exons ATGGCAGAGACTGCAGCCCTGCCCGCAGGCTTCGGGGAACTGGAGGTGCTGGCTGTGGGGACGGTGCTGCTGGTGGAAG CTCTCTCTGGTCTCAGCCTCAATGGCCTGACCATCTTCTCTTTCTGCAAGACCCCGGAGCTGCGGACTCCCAACCACCTGCTGCTGCTGAGTTTGGCCGTGGCGGACAGTGGAATCAGCCTGAACGCCCTCATTGCAGCCATATCCAGCCTCCTCC GTGTCTCCCACAGGCGCTGGCCCTATGGCTCCGATGGCTGCCAGGCTCACGGCTTCCAGGGCTTTGTGACAGCGTTGTCCAGCATCTGCGGCAGCGCAGCCATCGCCTGGGGGCGCTACCACCACTACTGCACCC GCAGCCAGCTGGCGTGGAACACGGCCATTCCCCTGGTGCTCTTTGTGTGGCTGTCTTCTACCTTCTGGGCAGCACTCCCCCTCCTGGGCTGGGGCCACTATGACTATGAGCCCCTGGGAACATGCTGCACCCTGGACTACTCCAGAGgggacag AAACTTCATCAGTTTCCTCTTCACCATggcctttttcaattttttcgtgCCTCTCTTCATCACCCTCACATCTTACCGGCTCATGGAGCAGAAATTGGCAAGGAGTGGCCATCTCCAG GTGAACACCACTCTGCCAGTCAGGCTGCTGCTGCTCGGCTGGGGCCCCTATGCCCTCCTGTATATATTTGCAACCATCATGGATGTGAGCTCCCTCTCCCCCAAACTTCGAATG GTGCCTGCCCTCATTGCCAAAATGATGCCCACGATCAATGCCATCAACTATGCCCTGCGTGGCGAGATGTTCTCTGGGGGAATATGGCAGTGCCTGTCACCACAGAGGAGCAAGCAAGACAGAGCCCAGTGA